The proteins below come from a single Mycolicibacterium sp. TY81 genomic window:
- a CDS encoding AMP-binding protein — protein sequence MTHAVSVLNPVRFLDRAAAVHGDKVAVIDGARVLTYRDLHERCRHLAGALVGDGLGPGARVAVLAHNTLEMLEAHYGVPYAGGVLVPLNSRLSAGDIAYILEHSGAEVLIATDPLIAVAREAAELVGGTVKVIAGNEQYEHYVASAAPMDVACDDEFATVAINYTSGTTGKPKGVVYTHRGAYLQALAMAFHSGLDLDSAYLWTLPMFHCNGWCFTWAVTAAGATHVCLPKVEAKAIWTAVEDHAVTHMCAAPTVLSTMTSQPPANRAERTVWVATGGAPPAPALLARARACGLAVTHLYGMTETYGPAVINEWKQEWDSAPEDERDRLNARQGVGNVVSDPVRVVDEQGRDVPADGATIGEIALRGNNVTPAYYRDMAATAAAVPDGWFRTGDLAVRHPDGYLEIRDRAKDVIISGGENISSVEIESAILEHPAVLEAAVVGMPHEHWGERPVAFVSLRPGAAVTSAELRAHLLDRVAKFKVPDRIEFTALPKTATGKIQKFELKRQLAGGLNR from the coding sequence GTGACACATGCAGTGTCGGTGCTGAACCCGGTGCGTTTTCTCGATCGAGCCGCTGCGGTGCACGGGGACAAGGTCGCCGTCATCGACGGCGCACGCGTGCTGACGTACCGCGATCTGCATGAGCGCTGCCGGCACCTCGCGGGCGCGCTGGTTGGTGACGGACTGGGGCCGGGTGCCCGAGTCGCGGTGCTGGCGCACAACACCCTGGAAATGCTCGAGGCACACTACGGAGTGCCCTACGCGGGTGGGGTTCTGGTGCCGCTGAACTCTCGCCTGAGCGCAGGGGACATCGCATACATCCTCGAGCACAGCGGAGCCGAGGTGCTGATCGCAACGGACCCGCTGATCGCGGTCGCGCGGGAGGCGGCCGAGTTGGTCGGCGGCACTGTGAAGGTCATCGCCGGCAATGAGCAATACGAGCACTACGTGGCGTCGGCAGCGCCGATGGATGTTGCCTGTGATGACGAATTCGCCACGGTGGCAATCAATTACACGTCGGGTACCACGGGTAAGCCGAAGGGGGTGGTGTACACCCACCGCGGCGCCTACCTGCAGGCGCTGGCCATGGCCTTCCACTCGGGCCTGGACCTCGACTCGGCGTACCTGTGGACGCTGCCGATGTTCCACTGCAACGGCTGGTGCTTCACCTGGGCGGTCACCGCGGCCGGCGCCACCCACGTGTGCCTGCCGAAGGTCGAGGCGAAGGCGATCTGGACGGCCGTCGAGGACCACGCGGTCACCCACATGTGCGCGGCGCCGACGGTCCTGTCGACCATGACCTCGCAGCCGCCCGCGAACCGCGCGGAACGAACCGTGTGGGTGGCCACCGGCGGAGCGCCGCCCGCACCCGCACTGCTTGCGCGGGCCCGTGCTTGCGGCCTCGCGGTCACCCATCTCTACGGCATGACCGAGACCTACGGCCCGGCCGTCATCAATGAGTGGAAGCAGGAATGGGATTCGGCGCCGGAAGACGAGCGTGACCGCCTGAACGCCCGCCAGGGCGTCGGCAACGTCGTTTCCGACCCGGTTCGGGTGGTGGACGAACAGGGCCGGGACGTGCCCGCAGACGGTGCAACGATCGGTGAGATCGCGTTGCGGGGAAACAACGTCACCCCCGCGTACTACCGAGATATGGCCGCCACTGCGGCAGCGGTGCCGGACGGCTGGTTCCGCACTGGCGATCTCGCGGTGCGTCACCCCGATGGCTACCTCGAAATCCGTGACCGCGCAAAGGATGTCATCATCTCCGGCGGCGAGAACATCAGCTCGGTCGAGATTGAGAGCGCCATCCTCGAGCACCCCGCCGTGCTGGAGGCCGCGGTTGTCGGCATGCCGCACGAGCATTGGGGTGAGCGGCCCGTGGCGTTCGTGTCGCTGCGCCCAGGTGCGGCTGTCACGAGTGCGGAACTGCGGGCCCACCTGCTCGACCGCGTCGCGAAATTCAAGGTCCCGGACCGCATCGAGTTCACCGCGCTCCCCAAGACTGCCACCGGCAAGATTCAGAAATTCGAACTCAAGCGACAGCTGGCCGGCGGCCTCAACCGATAG
- a CDS encoding dihydrodipicolinate reductase, producing MAQRIVMVGLGATGRAMAQSLLRRTDVQIVGAADRNPAVVGTDLGVLVGSAATGVTVVDDPAGLPPADLAIVATTSDLNHVADTLVPLLQRAYNVMSICEELAYPWSSHPEISRRLDDTAKTHGVTVLGTGANPGVLMDTLPLLLTALTQRVDRVIIRRRTNMSRYGAILSKFGLGLTPAQFAAAQESGDVVGHYGFEQSIGALASGLGWTLDAIAVDRVTPATVSEITRVGEHITVERGQIAAVTHAARGLRGGRAVIDLEIMFGFFDPSDSLTAGDDYRIEGADQTIELTSLTGFESFVSTIAAAVNTVTAVIDAPAGFLSMGDLPVRALASKGARLLEDGLL from the coding sequence ATGGCACAACGAATCGTGATGGTGGGTCTCGGCGCCACCGGCCGCGCCATGGCGCAATCCCTGCTGCGACGCACCGACGTCCAGATCGTCGGTGCGGCCGACCGCAATCCCGCGGTCGTCGGCACGGATCTCGGCGTCCTCGTCGGCAGCGCGGCGACCGGCGTGACCGTCGTCGACGACCCCGCGGGTCTGCCCCCGGCGGACCTGGCGATCGTCGCGACGACGTCGGATCTGAATCACGTGGCCGACACCCTCGTGCCGCTTCTGCAACGTGCGTACAACGTGATGAGCATCTGCGAGGAACTGGCGTACCCGTGGTCGAGTCACCCGGAGATCTCGCGTCGCCTCGATGACACCGCGAAAACGCACGGCGTGACCGTCCTGGGCACCGGGGCCAACCCCGGCGTCCTCATGGACACCCTGCCTCTGCTGCTGACCGCCCTCACCCAACGTGTCGACCGCGTGATCATCCGCCGCCGCACCAACATGTCGCGGTACGGGGCGATCCTGTCGAAGTTCGGCCTGGGACTCACGCCTGCGCAGTTCGCCGCAGCGCAGGAATCTGGAGATGTGGTCGGCCACTACGGTTTCGAACAATCGATCGGTGCGCTGGCGAGCGGCCTCGGCTGGACCTTGGACGCTATCGCGGTCGACCGGGTGACACCCGCGACGGTCAGCGAGATCACTCGCGTCGGCGAGCACATCACCGTCGAACGTGGCCAGATCGCCGCCGTCACCCACGCCGCCCGCGGATTGCGCGGCGGCCGTGCGGTCATCGACTTGGAGATCATGTTCGGCTTCTTCGACCCGAGTGACTCGCTCACCGCGGGTGACGATTACCGCATCGAAGGCGCTGACCAGACGATCGAGCTGACATCACTGACCGGCTTCGAGTCCTTCGTGAGCACCATTGCCGCAGCGGTCAACACCGTGACGGCCGTGATCGACGCGCCCGCCGGATTTCTGTCCATGGGTGATCTCCCCGTCCGTGCCCTGGCATCGAAAGGTGCTCGGCTGCTTGAAGATGGATTGCTGTGA
- a CDS encoding APC family permease: MDTTANGSTAPATSENAAEPGTTPRLSGKLGVGSISLMIIAGAAPLCVVGGPMVLGLALGNGAGLPIGYVATLVVLLLFVTGFTTMTPFVRSAGAFYSYVHAGLGRAAGIGTGYLAMLSYTCIFIGLFILFGTGVDALVKSYGGPASPWWLWAGVGLALTLFLGYRDVELSGKVLGVLLVAEVSIVLALDLWIVARGGGPEGLSGGMFSLKTIFSGAPGVGLIFAVLSFIGIEAAAVFRDEARDPARTVRRATIISVIVVGLFYTFTSWAVISGVGDSRVVPAATADPEGLFSAVALQYLGRIGADLTVAMFVTSTFAAALTWHNILARYTFSLASRGLLPTTLSASHPTHGSPHRGAVAVAIATGAVLAGGTMIGLDPMSEIYTWTSGLGSIGYVVLLILTCAAVLAFFRREPHGAPLTRTLIAPLLGMAGLLAILAIMLLNLDLLAGNSRVVSAVIVVSLIAAFALGPVVGKLLPSSGRQE; the protein is encoded by the coding sequence ATGGACACGACAGCAAATGGGAGCACCGCTCCGGCTACCAGCGAGAACGCCGCTGAGCCCGGGACTACGCCCCGTCTGAGCGGCAAGCTCGGCGTCGGCTCGATCTCCCTCATGATCATCGCCGGGGCCGCCCCGCTCTGCGTGGTCGGCGGGCCGATGGTGCTGGGCCTGGCCTTGGGCAACGGCGCAGGCCTGCCCATCGGCTACGTGGCGACCCTCGTCGTCCTGCTGCTCTTCGTCACCGGTTTCACGACGATGACGCCGTTCGTCCGCTCGGCGGGGGCGTTCTACTCCTACGTGCATGCGGGTCTGGGCCGAGCTGCCGGGATCGGCACCGGCTATCTGGCCATGCTGTCGTATACGTGCATCTTCATCGGGCTCTTCATTCTGTTCGGGACCGGTGTGGACGCGCTGGTGAAGTCCTACGGCGGACCCGCGTCGCCATGGTGGCTGTGGGCCGGCGTGGGACTGGCGCTGACGTTGTTCCTGGGCTACCGGGACGTCGAGCTGTCCGGCAAGGTCCTGGGTGTCCTCCTGGTCGCCGAGGTGAGCATCGTTCTCGCACTGGACCTTTGGATCGTCGCGCGCGGCGGTGGACCGGAAGGTCTGTCCGGTGGGATGTTCTCGCTGAAGACGATATTCAGCGGCGCACCCGGGGTGGGCCTCATCTTCGCCGTACTCAGCTTCATCGGCATCGAGGCAGCTGCGGTGTTCCGGGACGAAGCGCGTGATCCTGCCCGGACGGTGCGCCGGGCGACGATCATCTCGGTGATCGTCGTGGGACTCTTCTACACCTTCACCTCGTGGGCGGTGATCAGCGGCGTCGGCGACAGTCGAGTCGTCCCTGCCGCGACAGCCGACCCCGAGGGCCTGTTCTCCGCAGTGGCGCTTCAGTACCTCGGGCGCATCGGTGCCGACCTCACCGTGGCGATGTTCGTCACCAGCACCTTCGCGGCCGCCTTGACGTGGCACAACATCCTCGCCCGCTACACGTTCTCGCTGGCGTCCCGGGGCCTGTTGCCGACCACCCTGTCGGCGAGCCACCCGACGCACGGCTCGCCGCACCGGGGAGCGGTGGCCGTCGCGATCGCCACCGGCGCTGTGCTGGCCGGCGGCACCATGATCGGGCTCGACCCGATGAGCGAAATCTACACGTGGACATCGGGTCTGGGGTCCATCGGATACGTCGTGCTGCTCATCCTCACCTGCGCGGCCGTGCTGGCGTTCTTCCGTCGCGAACCGCACGGGGCGCCGCTGACGCGGACACTGATCGCGCCACTGCTCGGCATGGCGGGGCTGCTGGCCATCCTGGCGATCATGCTGCTCAACCTCGATCTGCTCGCAGGAAACAGTCGCGTGGTCTCCGCCGTCATCGTCGTTTCCCTGATCGCCGCCTTCGCACTCGGACCCGTTGTCGGAAAACTCCTGCCGTCCTCGGGCCGGCAGGAATAG
- a CDS encoding Zn-dependent alcohol dehydrogenase: MTIEFDAAVFRTPNAPLTIETVSLPSTPPPGDVLVRLKASGLCHSDFHVLAGEWDVPTPMILGHEGAGVIESVGEGVTTLKKGDHVVLSWTPSCRRCRYCISGRPVLCDMVAQHSANHLSFDGRSRITAADGADVLSFAGLGTFGQYVMVPESGAIAIRDDAPFEQSALIGCAVTTGVGAAVNTAKVRPSDTVLVIGCGGVGLNAIQGARLVGARQLIAADISDEKLKQARVFGATDIINSAQENLADRIAELTDGRGVEVAIEAIGLPQTIEAAYAVLARGGTAVVAGQVADGMKVTIDPFVMSDQELSLIGSNYGSSKPATDFPLLVEHYMRGRIDLDSLVTRVIDLAEINDAFDEMKRGVGIRSVIRF, from the coding sequence ATGACCATCGAATTCGACGCCGCCGTCTTCAGGACGCCGAACGCGCCGCTGACCATCGAAACCGTTTCGCTCCCATCGACCCCGCCGCCCGGCGACGTACTCGTGCGGCTCAAGGCAAGTGGATTGTGTCACAGCGATTTTCACGTTCTTGCCGGTGAGTGGGACGTCCCCACGCCAATGATCCTCGGTCACGAAGGCGCGGGCGTCATCGAGAGTGTGGGTGAAGGGGTGACGACCCTGAAGAAGGGCGATCACGTCGTCCTGTCCTGGACGCCCTCATGTCGCCGGTGCCGCTACTGCATCAGTGGCAGGCCCGTCCTGTGCGACATGGTCGCTCAACATTCGGCCAACCACCTCTCGTTCGACGGCCGGTCGCGGATCACCGCGGCAGATGGTGCGGACGTCCTCAGCTTCGCCGGCCTCGGCACCTTCGGTCAGTACGTCATGGTGCCTGAATCGGGCGCGATCGCGATCCGCGATGACGCCCCCTTCGAACAGTCGGCGCTGATCGGCTGCGCCGTGACCACCGGTGTCGGCGCAGCGGTCAACACCGCCAAGGTGCGCCCGAGCGACACCGTGCTGGTCATTGGATGCGGCGGCGTCGGACTCAACGCGATTCAGGGTGCCCGCCTGGTCGGTGCCCGCCAGCTCATCGCCGCCGACATCTCCGACGAAAAGCTCAAGCAGGCACGGGTTTTCGGAGCTACCGACATTATCAACAGCGCCCAAGAGAATCTGGCGGACCGGATCGCGGAGCTCACCGATGGGCGTGGCGTCGAGGTGGCCATCGAGGCCATCGGTCTGCCGCAGACCATCGAAGCCGCCTATGCGGTCCTGGCTCGAGGTGGCACCGCCGTCGTCGCGGGGCAGGTGGCCGACGGCATGAAGGTCACGATCGACCCCTTCGTCATGTCCGATCAAGAGCTTTCCCTCATCGGCTCGAACTACGGCTCGAGCAAGCCCGCCACCGACTTCCCGCTGCTCGTCGAGCACTACATGCGGGGCCGCATCGATCTCGACTCGCTCGTGACCCGGGTCATCGACCTGGCAGAGATCAATGACGCGTTCGACGAGATGAAGCGCGGCGTCGGCATCCGCTCGGTGATCAGGTTCTGA
- a CDS encoding NAD-dependent succinate-semialdehyde dehydrogenase — protein MSLYVVTDPATGELVREYPTATDAAVAAALGAAENAYQGWSRKASVSERADLLRKVAALHNSRSGELAEIIRREMGKSLDQAIGEVEFSAAIYEYYADNAATFLADEPIELIEGEGTAFVRRQPIGVLLGIMPWNYPYYQVARFAAPNLALGNTIVLKHAPQCPESAAALQQIFVDAGFPEGCYVNTYATNEQVAGAIADPRVRGVSFTGSERAGAAVAEVAGRNLKKVVLELGGSDPFIVLSSDDLDATVRAAVAARFENAGQACNAAKRFIVADDLYEPFVDAFTEQVLAQAGSLAPLSSVAAAERLEEQVRRAVADGATLVRDGEREGAYFPPAVLTDVAPTSPSSTEELFGPVATIYRAGSEAEAVELANNTPYGLGSYVFTTDPGQAIRVADQIEAGMVFVNGVGLDSMELPFGGVKRSGFGRELGRAGIEEFANKKLIRTLRG, from the coding sequence ATGTCGTTGTATGTCGTGACCGACCCGGCGACCGGCGAACTGGTCCGGGAGTACCCCACGGCGACAGATGCGGCGGTGGCTGCCGCGCTCGGAGCGGCTGAGAACGCTTATCAGGGTTGGTCGAGGAAGGCATCCGTCAGTGAGCGCGCTGACCTACTGAGAAAAGTTGCCGCACTGCACAACTCGCGCAGCGGCGAACTTGCCGAAATCATCCGCCGCGAGATGGGCAAGTCCCTCGACCAGGCCATCGGTGAAGTCGAATTCAGCGCAGCCATCTACGAGTACTACGCGGACAACGCCGCCACATTCCTCGCGGACGAGCCGATCGAGCTCATCGAGGGAGAGGGAACGGCGTTCGTCCGCCGCCAGCCGATCGGCGTGTTGTTGGGCATCATGCCGTGGAACTACCCGTACTACCAGGTCGCCCGATTCGCCGCGCCGAATCTCGCTCTGGGCAACACGATCGTGCTCAAACACGCGCCGCAGTGCCCGGAATCAGCCGCCGCATTGCAGCAGATCTTCGTCGACGCCGGCTTTCCCGAAGGCTGCTACGTCAACACCTATGCGACCAATGAACAGGTCGCCGGCGCCATCGCCGACCCCAGGGTGCGAGGTGTCTCCTTCACCGGTTCTGAACGGGCCGGCGCAGCAGTCGCGGAAGTAGCGGGTCGGAACCTGAAGAAGGTGGTGCTCGAGTTGGGTGGCTCGGACCCGTTCATCGTGCTGTCATCGGATGACCTCGATGCCACCGTGCGGGCCGCGGTAGCCGCCCGATTCGAAAATGCGGGTCAGGCGTGTAACGCCGCAAAGCGGTTCATCGTTGCCGACGATCTGTACGAACCGTTCGTGGATGCGTTCACGGAACAGGTTCTGGCCCAGGCCGGCTCGCTTGCTCCGCTGTCCTCGGTTGCCGCCGCCGAGCGACTGGAAGAACAGGTCCGGCGCGCTGTCGCAGACGGCGCGACGCTGGTTCGCGATGGCGAGCGAGAGGGGGCGTACTTCCCGCCCGCCGTGCTGACCGACGTAGCGCCGACGTCGCCGTCGTCCACCGAGGAACTGTTCGGTCCGGTGGCCACCATCTATCGAGCCGGGTCCGAAGCCGAGGCTGTCGAGCTGGCGAACAACACGCCCTACGGACTGGGCTCATACGTCTTCACCACGGACCCCGGGCAGGCGATACGCGTCGCCGACCAGATCGAGGCAGGCATGGTGTTCGTCAACGGCGTCGGTCTCGACAGCATGGAACTGCCCTTCGGCGGCGTCAAGCGATCCGGCTTCGGGCGCGAACTCGGCCGGGCGGGGATCGAAGAGTTCGCCAACAAGAAGCTCATCCGCACTCTTCGCGGCTAG
- a CDS encoding class I adenylate-forming enzyme family protein, with protein MIRSPQTGHTSLSGAVAHWADTRPNAIALRCGETTLTWSELDDAMTRFGVLLLDRGVRMGDRVVLLGENCLEWVVAFLGCQRAHVIVVPMNTRLAQSQVVAQIAKVDAKLVLHDAGLGGTDLATRTGAQYLELSELLRETSRSSLESVAASDHSDGGEIPALISFTSGTTGIPKGAVISSAAMAELAYAFSDYFETGPDDSTLIVVPIFHNTGFADQLAHMVASGGTISLLRRYRTGDAATELMAHPVTFLAAVPSMLRMLMLHDEADAIFSGVRAIMYGGSAMPEAWVQELQQRWPHLKLVHAYGLSEFTSVCTFLPSDLAATKAESVGLPLPGVQLRIVDESGDDVAPGGLGEVWLSGPTRMLGYWDEPRLTAEKMTGQWLRTGDVGRIDGDGLLWLHGRADDVINRGGEKIMPTFVESHIARHETVAAACAFGYADDILQQRVAVAIETRAGAAFDEQELVGFLRTCLPDYAIPDRWVVYDALPLNASGKFDRKALRADFEAALQPKSIEHEQESAK; from the coding sequence ATGATCCGCTCACCGCAGACCGGACACACCAGCCTGTCGGGCGCCGTTGCGCACTGGGCCGACACGCGGCCGAATGCCATCGCACTACGTTGCGGGGAAACGACTCTGACGTGGTCGGAACTCGATGACGCGATGACGCGCTTCGGCGTCCTACTCCTCGATCGCGGTGTGCGCATGGGTGATCGCGTTGTGCTGCTCGGCGAAAACTGCCTGGAATGGGTTGTCGCGTTTCTCGGATGTCAGCGCGCGCACGTGATCGTCGTCCCGATGAATACCCGTCTCGCGCAGAGTCAGGTCGTCGCGCAGATCGCGAAGGTCGATGCCAAGTTGGTGCTTCACGATGCCGGCCTCGGGGGAACCGATCTCGCCACCCGGACCGGTGCACAGTACCTGGAGCTGTCGGAGCTTCTGCGCGAGACAAGCCGCAGCAGTCTCGAATCGGTTGCCGCAAGCGACCATTCAGATGGGGGCGAGATCCCCGCCCTCATCAGCTTCACCTCAGGTACCACCGGGATTCCCAAGGGTGCGGTCATCAGCAGCGCCGCGATGGCCGAGCTGGCATACGCGTTCTCGGATTACTTCGAAACGGGACCGGACGACAGCACCTTGATCGTCGTACCCATCTTTCACAACACGGGCTTCGCGGATCAATTGGCGCACATGGTCGCATCCGGAGGGACGATCAGTCTCCTGCGGCGCTATCGGACCGGCGACGCGGCAACAGAACTGATGGCGCACCCGGTCACGTTCCTCGCAGCGGTGCCGAGCATGCTGAGAATGCTGATGCTGCACGACGAGGCCGACGCGATCTTCAGCGGCGTCCGCGCAATCATGTACGGCGGCAGCGCCATGCCCGAGGCCTGGGTGCAGGAGCTGCAGCAGCGGTGGCCGCATCTCAAGCTGGTGCACGCGTACGGGCTGAGCGAGTTCACGTCGGTGTGCACGTTCCTGCCCAGCGATCTGGCGGCGACGAAAGCCGAGTCCGTGGGACTGCCGTTGCCCGGCGTCCAATTACGCATCGTCGACGAGTCGGGCGATGACGTGGCGCCCGGCGGGTTGGGCGAAGTGTGGCTGAGTGGGCCGACGCGCATGCTCGGTTACTGGGACGAGCCGCGGCTGACGGCGGAGAAGATGACCGGGCAGTGGCTGCGCACTGGCGATGTCGGCCGGATCGACGGCGACGGCCTGCTGTGGCTGCACGGCCGGGCAGACGACGTCATCAACCGCGGCGGCGAGAAGATCATGCCGACATTCGTCGAGTCCCACATCGCTCGCCACGAAACCGTCGCGGCCGCATGCGCTTTCGGGTACGCCGACGACATTCTCCAGCAGCGTGTCGCGGTCGCCATCGAGACGCGCGCCGGCGCGGCGTTCGATGAGCAGGAACTCGTCGGGTTTCTGCGCACTTGCCTGCCCGACTATGCGATTCCCGACCGTTGGGTCGTGTACGACGCGCTTCCCCTCAACGCCTCCGGCAAGTTCGATCGCAAGGCCCTGCGTGCGGACTTCGAAGCAGCACTTCAACCGAAATCAATTGAGCACGAACAGGAGTCAGCGAAATGA
- a CDS encoding saccharopine dehydrogenase family protein: MVSVGIAGLGQMGSAALRILLEQLPDAQFLAMDRAPEAVQRAESLDPARVRGRVVDVTAESVDLKGVDVVLNLSGPFFAGSDGLAQAALRSGTTYIDIGDDLEATETVLALDAEAQRAGVALISGAGWSPGVSNWCAARLLDEFPDSDGVQVVWATHERDPGGLAPLRHMLHMAVTPCPVWRDGQWVQSPGFVPETAGTFTFPEPLGVIDAFDTAHPEPRTLSRFFPQLRNASCKGSLRPDWANAAFSTLGRIGFGHNDVLVDIAGHDVEPAEFLWKLMWARHQAASAPKAGKALTALLIQVLDGARVQGALALVDDAPMSRGTGLGAAVAALAALRECPPPGAWGPEVLPWQFALREFERIGRSLGGFGPGIQTLTEVRR, encoded by the coding sequence ATGGTGTCAGTGGGTATTGCCGGACTGGGGCAGATGGGGAGCGCCGCGCTGCGGATCCTTCTCGAGCAACTCCCGGATGCGCAGTTCCTGGCGATGGATCGGGCGCCCGAAGCTGTCCAGCGTGCCGAGTCGCTGGATCCGGCGCGCGTCCGGGGGCGCGTCGTCGACGTCACCGCGGAGTCGGTGGACCTCAAAGGTGTCGACGTGGTGCTCAACCTTTCCGGACCGTTCTTCGCCGGATCCGACGGCCTCGCCCAGGCCGCGCTGCGGTCAGGCACGACCTATATCGATATCGGTGACGACCTCGAGGCGACCGAAACCGTCCTGGCCCTGGACGCCGAGGCCCAGCGCGCCGGCGTCGCGCTCATCAGCGGTGCCGGCTGGTCGCCCGGGGTGTCCAACTGGTGCGCTGCCCGCCTGCTCGACGAATTTCCCGACAGCGACGGCGTCCAGGTGGTGTGGGCAACACACGAGCGCGACCCCGGCGGACTGGCTCCGCTGCGCCACATGCTCCACATGGCGGTGACGCCGTGCCCGGTGTGGCGGGACGGACAGTGGGTGCAGTCGCCCGGCTTTGTTCCGGAAACCGCGGGTACCTTCACCTTTCCCGAGCCACTCGGTGTCATCGATGCCTTCGACACGGCGCACCCGGAACCGCGAACCCTCAGCAGATTCTTCCCGCAGTTGCGCAACGCGAGTTGTAAGGGATCGCTGCGGCCCGACTGGGCCAACGCGGCGTTTTCGACGTTGGGTCGCATCGGATTCGGTCACAATGACGTCCTGGTGGACATCGCCGGTCACGATGTCGAGCCGGCCGAGTTCCTCTGGAAGCTGATGTGGGCCCGCCACCAGGCCGCTTCCGCGCCGAAGGCCGGTAAAGCGTTGACGGCGTTGCTGATTCAAGTTCTCGACGGCGCTCGGGTCCAGGGGGCGCTCGCACTCGTCGACGACGCGCCGATGTCCCGTGGTACCGGCCTTGGCGCCGCTGTTGCCGCACTCGCCGCGCTGCGCGAATGCCCGCCGCCGGGGGCGTGGGGACCGGAGGTCCTCCCGTGGCAGTTCGCGCTCAGAGAGTTCGAGCGCATCGGACGATCGCTGGGCGGGTTCGGGCCGGGTATCCAGACTCTGACCGAAGTACGCCGATGA
- a CDS encoding TetR/AcrR family transcriptional regulator — protein MTAARGTSARPASSASELDRSADIANLGRVFDLDVMRERILAAAITNVADHGFGAFTVREVAAVAGIKAPGLYSHFPSKEAILTEAVSRVLADFLENSTHVDGVDPEADLRETVRQHVLYQMHNMHIARVADLVLYTASAGQFLSTGDYDRLLALQSAHLNLVRDRVTAFAPDVSETKVTVASMAIIAMCDRVANWFPADGARDPEELADLHWQLVRAMLVGLGPNHS, from the coding sequence ATGACCGCCGCACGAGGAACCTCGGCTCGGCCCGCCTCGAGCGCTTCGGAACTCGACCGCTCAGCCGACATTGCCAACCTCGGCCGGGTCTTCGATCTGGATGTCATGCGCGAACGCATCCTGGCAGCGGCCATCACCAACGTCGCCGATCACGGATTCGGTGCGTTCACAGTCCGGGAAGTCGCGGCCGTCGCCGGCATCAAAGCACCCGGACTCTACAGCCACTTTCCGTCGAAGGAGGCAATCCTCACCGAGGCGGTCTCCCGGGTGCTGGCCGACTTCCTGGAAAACTCAACGCATGTCGACGGTGTCGATCCCGAAGCAGACCTGCGCGAGACGGTACGACAGCACGTGCTTTACCAAATGCACAACATGCACATCGCCCGCGTGGCGGATCTCGTTCTCTACACCGCCTCCGCCGGCCAGTTCTTGTCGACCGGCGACTACGACAGATTGCTGGCCCTGCAGAGCGCCCACCTGAATCTGGTGCGCGATCGCGTGACAGCCTTCGCGCCCGACGTGTCGGAAACCAAGGTCACCGTCGCCTCCATGGCGATCATCGCGATGTGCGATCGTGTCGCGAACTGGTTCCCGGCAGACGGTGCGCGCGACCCCGAAGAACTGGCCGACCTGCATTGGCAGCTGGTACGCGCCATGCTCGTCGGGCTCGGACCGAACCACTCCTAA